In Leptospira selangorensis, the following are encoded in one genomic region:
- the amt gene encoding ammonium transporter yields the protein MILEKSLLDILWVLVCSGLVLIMQGGFLVLESGLTRAKNSINVAIKNVADFGVATLLFYTFGFGLMFGVTWNGIVGTSLFAPVFPEGKAWPPTFFLFQLVFCGTSATIVSGAVAERLKFHSYLFATALISGVIYPIAGHWCWGGSLTDENHGWLAARGFHDFAGSTLVHSVGGWVSLSLLLIVGARIGRFPENEPPKTVTGSNLPMAMLGGILLWFGWMGFNGGSTLGFNEKVPGIILNTIISSGFSLMVAMLAAWLIKGFPEATAPLNGSLAGLVAVTAGADCFTPIQSAIIGSIAGSFVLPAEKLLEKLKIDDAVGAIPVHLIGGIWGTIAVGIFGDLNLIGHNVTRSSLLLTQIVGILAVGGFAFGLSLLIFYLINKFFPLRVDGDEERMGLNISEHKATTELIDLFLAMDYQRKTGDLAVDVPVEPFTEVGQIAERYNLVLETVRSTLADNEKARVEIADAYEKVRIEQDKAEKLLLNILPDSIAQELKSNTGLIADSYPNVSILFADIVGFTRISAAMKPESVVRILNEVFSHFDILAEKYGLEKIKTIGDSYMAVGGLPLPNEAHPLLVAHMAWDMKELLSKFKLKKMGTKLRMRIGINTGPVVAGVIGTKKFIYDIWGDAVNLASRMESHGVPGEIQVTESTAELIKSDFALTERGEIKVKGKGLVKTFLISHRLRSPEESFTDLGYSFSAT from the coding sequence ATGATCTTAGAAAAGAGCTTATTAGATATACTTTGGGTCTTGGTATGTTCCGGACTGGTGCTAATCATGCAAGGCGGTTTCCTTGTATTAGAATCCGGACTTACTAGAGCCAAGAACTCCATTAACGTTGCCATAAAAAATGTGGCGGACTTTGGGGTAGCCACTCTTCTTTTTTATACGTTCGGATTCGGACTCATGTTCGGTGTCACATGGAATGGTATCGTAGGAACTTCTTTATTTGCTCCTGTGTTTCCGGAAGGTAAAGCTTGGCCTCCGACCTTCTTCTTATTCCAATTAGTGTTCTGCGGAACTTCGGCGACGATAGTCTCTGGAGCAGTTGCAGAAAGATTAAAATTCCATTCTTATTTATTCGCGACCGCTTTGATCTCTGGTGTGATCTATCCGATCGCAGGTCATTGGTGTTGGGGAGGAAGTTTGACGGATGAGAATCATGGCTGGTTGGCTGCAAGAGGATTTCATGATTTTGCAGGTTCTACTTTGGTTCATAGTGTGGGTGGTTGGGTATCACTTTCACTTCTTCTTATCGTAGGAGCAAGGATCGGAAGATTTCCGGAGAATGAACCGCCTAAAACCGTGACCGGAAGTAATTTACCTATGGCGATGTTAGGTGGAATTCTTCTTTGGTTCGGATGGATGGGATTCAATGGGGGAAGCACTCTAGGCTTTAATGAAAAAGTTCCCGGTATCATACTAAACACTATCATCTCTTCCGGATTTTCTCTCATGGTTGCGATGTTGGCTGCGTGGTTGATCAAAGGTTTTCCGGAAGCGACCGCACCTTTGAATGGATCTTTGGCTGGATTAGTAGCCGTCACTGCCGGAGCGGATTGTTTTACTCCAATCCAATCTGCGATCATAGGTAGCATCGCCGGCTCTTTCGTTCTTCCTGCCGAAAAACTTTTAGAAAAACTGAAAATAGACGATGCAGTTGGAGCAATTCCGGTCCATTTGATCGGTGGGATTTGGGGAACGATTGCAGTCGGAATTTTCGGCGATCTGAATTTGATCGGGCATAATGTTACCAGATCCTCTCTTCTTCTCACCCAAATCGTTGGAATACTCGCAGTGGGGGGATTTGCATTCGGACTTTCTTTGCTGATCTTCTACTTAATTAATAAATTTTTCCCTCTCCGGGTGGATGGGGACGAAGAAAGAATGGGTTTAAATATCTCGGAGCATAAGGCAACAACCGAGCTGATCGATCTATTCTTAGCGATGGATTACCAGAGAAAGACCGGGGATCTGGCAGTGGATGTTCCAGTGGAACCATTTACCGAAGTGGGTCAAATTGCAGAACGTTACAATTTGGTTCTTGAAACAGTGCGTTCAACACTCGCAGACAATGAAAAAGCAAGGGTTGAGATTGCTGACGCTTATGAGAAAGTTCGTATCGAGCAGGATAAGGCGGAAAAATTGCTACTGAACATTCTTCCTGACTCTATTGCTCAGGAATTGAAGTCAAACACAGGACTCATCGCCGATAGTTACCCGAATGTTTCTATTCTTTTTGCAGATATAGTAGGATTTACTAGAATTTCTGCAGCAATGAAGCCTGAGTCCGTAGTACGCATCTTAAACGAAGTGTTTTCTCATTTCGATATTCTGGCAGAAAAGTACGGTTTGGAGAAGATTAAGACCATAGGGGACTCGTATATGGCGGTAGGAGGCCTTCCTTTACCGAATGAAGCGCATCCTTTGCTTGTAGCTCATATGGCTTGGGACATGAAGGAACTTCTTTCCAAATTCAAACTTAAGAAAATGGGTACTAAACTGCGCATGAGAATAGGGATTAATACTGGTCCTGTAGTCGCAGGAGTCATCGGAACTAAAAAATTCATCTATGATATCTGGGGAGATGCAGTAAATCTAGCTAGTCGTATGGAATCTCATGGTGTTCCGGGAGAAATTCAGGTCACAGAATCCACTGCAGAACTAATTAAATCAGATTTTGCGTTAACAGAAAGAGGAGAGATCAAGGTGAAAGGAAAAGGTTTAGTCAAAACCTTCTTAATTAGCCATCGACTACGTTCTCCTGAAGAGAGTTTTACCGATCTAGGATACTCATTCAGCGCAACTTAA
- a CDS encoding cytochrome-c peroxidase, which yields MKRLGNIRNYIIFFLTAFCTVCSPKLSSSSDGLAVFAFLDLETEDDRLRRVLASNQVGPLDKHTSPSPEILKLGEALFFDKILSGNKNISCATCHNPGLVSGDTLALSIGEGGVGSGQTRSLNTGVFIHRNSMELHNRSSLEWKSFFWDGRISIDENSNFVSPSGVTLPSGLKSLLAAQAMIPVLSRTEMLGQNGSNSIANISDSNPQAIWNGLLQRLLDIPGYVGLFQDAYPELDVSELGFEDAANALGDFTGHLWDTTDSSNWDLSPWNRYLDGDDSALNSKAKSGAFLFYGKAGCSRCHSGSLMTDQKFHNLAIPQFGPGFGADSPLDKGRSGTSGNTNDSFAFRTPSLREVSYTSPYFHNGAYTSLRDVIKHHLKPRDSLLNYDPNNIPVDLRSSYLSSSAIKNEILATLDPLLNMNIVISENEMDQLLEFLNSLSSPTTLSLGNKIPATVPSGLSVSD from the coding sequence ATGAAACGTTTGGGAAATATCAGGAATTATATCATCTTCTTCTTAACTGCTTTTTGTACGGTTTGCAGTCCTAAACTTTCTAGTTCTTCAGATGGATTAGCAGTATTCGCTTTTTTAGATTTGGAAACGGAAGATGATCGATTGAGAAGAGTGCTGGCTTCAAATCAAGTCGGTCCTTTGGATAAACATACTTCTCCTTCTCCGGAAATCTTGAAACTAGGAGAGGCATTATTTTTTGATAAAATACTTTCAGGGAATAAAAACATTTCCTGTGCTACCTGTCATAATCCAGGGCTTGTTTCAGGGGACACACTTGCATTATCGATTGGAGAAGGCGGGGTAGGCTCCGGACAAACTAGAAGTTTGAATACCGGTGTGTTTATTCATAGAAATTCTATGGAATTGCATAATCGCTCTTCACTGGAGTGGAAAAGTTTTTTCTGGGACGGAAGAATATCCATAGATGAAAATTCAAATTTTGTTTCTCCGTCTGGAGTTACTTTACCCTCCGGGCTCAAAAGTTTATTAGCTGCTCAGGCTATGATCCCAGTTCTCTCCAGAACGGAAATGCTCGGTCAAAATGGAAGTAATTCTATCGCTAATATTTCGGATTCAAATCCTCAAGCGATTTGGAACGGTCTATTGCAAAGATTATTGGATATTCCCGGATATGTAGGCTTATTCCAAGATGCGTATCCAGAGTTAGATGTTTCTGAATTAGGTTTTGAAGATGCTGCGAATGCGTTAGGAGATTTTACAGGCCATCTATGGGATACTACGGATTCAAGTAATTGGGATCTTTCTCCTTGGAATCGATATTTAGACGGAGATGATAGCGCTTTAAATAGCAAGGCAAAGTCCGGAGCATTTTTGTTTTATGGAAAGGCAGGTTGTTCTAGATGCCATTCCGGGTCCTTGATGACGGATCAAAAATTTCATAATTTGGCAATTCCACAATTCGGTCCAGGGTTCGGTGCGGATTCTCCTTTAGATAAAGGACGGTCGGGTACGAGCGGAAATACAAACGATAGTTTTGCATTTAGGACACCTTCTTTAAGAGAAGTTTCTTACACTTCTCCTTATTTTCATAACGGTGCTTATACATCATTAAGGGATGTGATCAAACATCATCTAAAGCCCAGGGATTCTCTATTAAATTATGATCCGAATAATATTCCCGTAGATTTAAGGAGTTCTTATTTATCTAGTTCTGCAATAAAGAACGAAATTTTAGCGACTTTAGATCCATTATTAAATATGAATATAGTAATTTCAGAGAATGAAATGGATCAGCTGCTGGAATTTTTAAATTCATTATCTTCTCCCACTACCTTAAGTTTGGGGAATAAAATTCCGGCAACCGTTCCAAGCGGACTTAGTGTCAGCGATTGA